A region from the Aliarcobacter thereius LMG 24486 genome encodes:
- a CDS encoding nucleotide pyrophosphohydrolase, whose product MNIEKIKQRIQKFSDDRNWEEFHNPKNLVMALNGEVGELNEIFQWLNFEESINLPEDVKEHTKEEVADIAIYLIRICMKLDIDLEEAILNKMIKNELKYPSETSQAGSKKYSKSRENR is encoded by the coding sequence ATGAATATAGAAAAAATAAAACAAAGAATTCAAAAGTTTAGTGATGATAGAAACTGGGAAGAGTTTCATAATCCAAAAAATCTAGTTATGGCATTAAATGGAGAAGTTGGAGAGCTAAATGAGATTTTTCAGTGGTTAAATTTTGAAGAGAGTATAAATTTACCAGAAGATGTGAAAGAGCATACAAAAGAGGAAGTAGCAGATATTGCAATATATCTTATACGAATTTGTATGAAATTGGATATTGACTTAGAAGAAGCAATTTTAAATAAAATGATAAAAAATGAATTAAAATATCCAAGTGAAACTTCTCAAGCAGGAAGTAAAAAATATAGTAAAAGTAGAGAAAATAGATGA
- the hypE gene encoding hydrogenase expression/formation protein HypE gives MTKRVSLAHGNGGLENNELIKEVFYKAFKNDILEKSEDAAIIENGKLAFSTDSFTVSPLFFKGADIGKLAICGTCNDLAMMGAKPKYLTCSVIIEEGFEVEQLQNIVNSMKKELELNEAIVVSGDTKVVPKGAVDKIFINTTGIGEVLYQGISSNNISEDDLIIVSRDIGAHGATIFTAREGIELNSNLQSDCASLFPQVKALIDSKIKITALRDATRGGVSAVLNEWAKQSNICIEIEEDSIPVSDEVKGVCEILGFEATNLANEGTFVLAISRIDAEKTIEILNRFNDKKNASIIGKVTQEYPEKVILNSPWGTKRFLDIPSGELLPRIC, from the coding sequence ATGACAAAAAGAGTAAGTTTAGCTCATGGAAATGGTGGATTAGAAAATAATGAACTAATTAAAGAGGTTTTTTATAAAGCTTTTAAAAATGATATTTTAGAAAAAAGTGAAGATGCAGCTATTATTGAAAATGGAAAACTTGCTTTTAGTACAGATTCATTTACGGTAAGTCCACTGTTTTTTAAAGGTGCAGATATAGGAAAACTTGCTATTTGTGGAACTTGTAACGATTTAGCAATGATGGGAGCAAAGCCAAAATATCTTACATGTTCAGTAATCATTGAAGAGGGATTTGAAGTAGAACAACTACAAAATATAGTAAATTCTATGAAAAAAGAGCTTGAACTTAATGAAGCAATAGTTGTAAGTGGAGATACAAAAGTAGTACCAAAAGGAGCAGTTGATAAGATTTTTATAAATACAACAGGTATTGGAGAAGTGCTTTATCAAGGAATTAGTTCAAATAATATAAGTGAAGATGATTTAATAATAGTAAGTAGAGATATTGGAGCTCATGGAGCTACTATTTTTACTGCAAGAGAAGGAATAGAATTAAATTCAAATTTACAAAGTGATTGTGCCTCTTTATTTCCACAAGTAAAAGCTTTAATAGATAGTAAAATAAAGATAACTGCTTTAAGAGATGCTACAAGAGGTGGAGTTAGTGCAGTTTTAAATGAATGGGCAAAGCAATCAAATATTTGTATAGAAATAGAAGAAGATAGTATTCCTGTAAGTGATGAAGTAAAAGGAGTTTGTGAAATACTTGGATTTGAAGCAACAAATTTAGCAAACGAAGGAACATTTGTATTAGCAATCTCAAGAATTGATGCAGAAAAAACTATTGAGATACTAAATAGATTTAATGATAAAAAAAATGCTTCAATTATTGGGAAAGTGACACAAGAATATCCAGAAAAAGTTATTTTAAATAGTCCATGGGGAACTAAAAGATTTTTAGATATACCAAGTGGTGAGCTTCTTCCAAGAATATGCTAA
- a CDS encoding McrB family protein — MKIIPTTEEHTKDLYEKFKSLYGNISNQELKDKIKYEIINENKFQWNQASLDMYINALISMISGNNFTFTINNYSKEYFLNSIKKDFGEEKFRLAEQSLKQHEENRKNKKENKNINTNITFKNNYEKEYDYKEIEISNKIKNLMLYGAPGVGKTHNYKRLISMIENGENEKTIFDAISKNEITNNFDNSIFETIKNEKRVEFVTFHQSYSYEDFIEGFRPQEDGSIKLEDGIFKKICEDANKEKQKNFYIVIDEINRGNISKIFGELITLIEEDKRDDYEVTLPYSKEKFKIPSNLYIIATMNSTDKSIATIDIALRRRFTFLKMKPNLNLVKYENAQKLMEKLNKHISNAISEDYALGHSYFMKIEDENNLEFVKEYKIKPLLEEYFYGDETNYKIAEDILYGRDDK; from the coding sequence ATGAAGATAATACCTACAACAGAAGAGCATACAAAAGATTTATACGAAAAATTTAAATCTCTTTATGGGAATATTTCTAACCAAGAGTTAAAAGATAAAATTAAATATGAAATTATTAATGAAAATAAATTTCAATGGAATCAAGCAAGTTTAGATATGTATATTAATGCTTTAATTTCAATGATAAGTGGTAATAATTTTACATTCACTATAAATAACTATTCAAAAGAATACTTTCTTAATAGCATTAAAAAAGATTTTGGTGAGGAAAAGTTTAGGTTAGCAGAACAATCACTAAAACAGCATGAAGAAAATAGAAAGAATAAAAAAGAAAATAAAAATATTAATACAAATATAACTTTTAAAAATAATTATGAGAAAGAATATGACTATAAAGAAATTGAGATAAGTAATAAAATAAAAAATCTAATGCTCTATGGAGCTCCTGGTGTTGGTAAAACTCATAACTATAAAAGATTAATATCTATGATTGAAAATGGTGAAAATGAAAAAACTATTTTTGATGCTATTTCTAAAAATGAGATTACAAATAATTTTGATAATTCAATTTTTGAAACTATAAAAAATGAAAAAAGAGTAGAGTTTGTAACTTTCCATCAAAGTTACTCTTATGAAGATTTTATAGAAGGATTTAGACCTCAAGAAGATGGAAGTATAAAATTAGAAGACGGTATATTTAAAAAAATATGTGAAGATGCAAATAAAGAAAAACAAAAAAACTTCTACATAGTAATTGATGAAATAAATAGAGGAAATATCTCTAAGATTTTTGGTGAGTTAATAACACTTATAGAAGAAGATAAAAGAGATGATTATGAAGTTACACTTCCATATTCAAAAGAGAAGTTTAAAATCCCATCAAATCTTTATATTATAGCAACTATGAATAGTACAGATAAATCTATTGCAACTATTGATATAGCATTAAGAAGAAGATTTACATTTTTAAAGATGAAGCCAAATTTGAATTTAGTTAAATATGAAAATGCACAAAAGTTGATGGAAAAATTAAACAAACATATTTCAAATGCTATAAGTGAAGATTATGCTTTAGGACATAGCTATTTTATGAAAATAGAAGATGAAAACAATCTGGAATTTGTAAAAGAGTATAAAATAAAACCACTTTTAGAAGAGTATTTTTATGGTGATGAAACAAATTATAAAATTGCAGAAGATATTTTATATGGAAGAGATGATAAATGA
- the hypF gene encoding carbamoyltransferase HypF — protein MINQKISIFGLVQGVGFRPFIYNLALKYNIKGCVKNDENGVEILAFAKIKDIEEFTKELRLNPPKLAKIIDINIQNLEFKKYDKFEIIASSNLNYGNKNALIYPDISICEECIDDISDKNNFRYNYALTNCINCGPRYSIIENTPYDREHTSLKDFVLCEKCKAEFENPKNRRYHAQAISCEECGPTTFLYDKNQKLISKKIDAITQATQYIKDGKIVAIKGIAGFHIVCDATNCKAILKIREFKKRATKPFAVMFKDIEELKKYADFNKFEENILSSKERPIVLLKKKKNSKLSKQISPNIELVGSFLPNSALHYLLFKNLEKPILATSANLKDEPIITKKEYIFSKLSLLVDYVLDYNREIVNSCDDSIVQIVDEKIIKLRNSRGFSPNILQVENKFSKRVLSLGANQKSTFSIAFGNKIITTPYLGDLKSISSIENYKKTLHKFLNLYDFIPEIIVCDKHPKYETTKIAFEFLNKNEELNLVQVQHHYSHILAVLAEKSLKKDVLAFCFDGTGYGDDGNIWGGEVFIANQKEYKRVNHLKYFKLIGGELAIKEPKRVALSLLFDSHSLEEILSLPLEFLKIFEKNEIKNLYTIWQKSINSPLTSSFGRVFDAVCSLANILHIQEFEGQTGLYLENLYDENIKESFSYELIDNIIDISPMIKELVFEKDKSSIASKFINTIANIIFDISNLNQELDIVLSGGVFQNRTLLKIVFEKLKDKELYIGENYSTNDENISLGQAFFTL, from the coding sequence ATGATAAATCAAAAAATATCTATTTTTGGATTGGTTCAAGGTGTTGGTTTTCGACCATTTATCTATAATTTAGCATTAAAATACAATATAAAAGGTTGTGTTAAAAATGATGAAAATGGAGTTGAAATCCTTGCTTTTGCAAAGATAAAAGATATAGAAGAGTTTACAAAAGAGCTTAGATTAAATCCACCAAAATTAGCAAAAATAATTGATATAAACATTCAGAATTTAGAGTTTAAAAAGTATGATAAATTTGAAATTATAGCTAGCTCGAATTTAAATTATGGAAATAAAAATGCTCTTATTTACCCTGATATCTCTATTTGTGAAGAATGTATAGATGATATTTCTGATAAAAATAATTTTAGATATAACTATGCTTTAACAAACTGTATAAATTGTGGACCAAGGTACTCAATTATTGAAAATACTCCTTATGATAGAGAACACACCTCTTTAAAAGATTTTGTCTTATGTGAAAAATGCAAAGCTGAGTTTGAAAACCCTAAAAATAGAAGATATCATGCACAAGCAATATCTTGTGAAGAGTGTGGACCAACTACTTTTTTATATGATAAAAATCAAAAATTGATATCTAAAAAAATAGATGCTATAACTCAAGCAACACAATATATAAAAGATGGAAAAATTGTAGCTATTAAAGGTATAGCAGGTTTTCATATTGTTTGTGATGCAACAAATTGTAAAGCTATATTAAAAATAAGAGAGTTTAAAAAAAGAGCTACAAAACCTTTTGCTGTGATGTTTAAAGATATAGAAGAGTTAAAAAAGTATGCAGATTTTAATAAATTTGAAGAGAATATCTTAAGTTCAAAAGAGAGACCAATAGTTTTATTGAAAAAGAAAAAAAACAGTAAATTATCAAAGCAAATATCTCCAAATATAGAACTTGTTGGTTCTTTTTTACCAAATAGTGCTTTACACTATCTTCTTTTTAAAAATTTAGAAAAACCAATTTTAGCAACAAGTGCAAATTTAAAAGATGAACCAATTATTACAAAAAAAGAGTATATCTTTTCAAAACTATCTTTACTTGTTGATTATGTGCTTGATTATAATAGAGAAATAGTAAATAGTTGTGATGATTCAATAGTTCAAATCGTAGATGAAAAAATAATAAAGCTTAGAAATAGTAGAGGTTTCTCTCCAAATATATTGCAAGTAGAAAATAAGTTTTCAAAAAGAGTTTTAAGCTTAGGAGCTAATCAAAAATCTACTTTTAGTATAGCTTTTGGAAATAAAATTATAACAACACCATATTTAGGAGATTTAAAATCAATATCTTCAATAGAAAACTATAAGAAAACTCTTCATAAATTTCTTAATTTATATGATTTTATACCTGAAATTATAGTTTGTGATAAACATCCAAAATATGAGACCACAAAAATTGCTTTTGAGTTTTTAAATAAAAATGAAGAATTGAATTTAGTTCAAGTTCAACATCATTATTCTCATATTTTAGCTGTTTTAGCAGAAAAATCTTTAAAAAAAGATGTTTTGGCATTTTGTTTTGATGGAACAGGATATGGTGATGATGGAAATATTTGGGGTGGAGAAGTTTTTATAGCAAATCAAAAAGAGTATAAAAGAGTAAATCACTTAAAATATTTTAAACTTATAGGTGGAGAATTAGCTATAAAAGAGCCAAAAAGAGTAGCTTTGTCATTACTTTTTGATAGCCATTCACTAGAGGAAATTTTATCTTTACCTTTGGAATTTCTAAAAATATTTGAAAAAAATGAGATAAAAAATCTATATACAATTTGGCAAAAAAGTATAAATTCACCACTTACAAGCTCTTTTGGAAGAGTTTTTGATGCAGTTTGTTCACTTGCTAATATTCTTCATATTCAAGAGTTTGAAGGACAAACAGGTCTTTACTTAGAGAATTTATATGATGAAAATATCAAAGAAAGTTTCTCTTATGAGCTGATTGATAATATTATAGATATTTCACCAATGATAAAAGAGCTAGTGTTTGAAAAAGATAAAAGCTCTATTGCTTCAAAATTTATAAATACTATTGCAAATATAATTTTTGATATCTCAAATTTAAATCAAGAATTAGATATTGTTTTAAGTGGTGGAGTGTTTCAGAATAGAACTTTACTTAAAATTGTATTTGAAAAATTAAAAGATAAAGAGCTTTATATAGGTGAAAACTATAGTACAAATGATGAGAATATATCTTTAGGACAAGCTTTTTTTACTCTTTAA
- a CDS encoding HypC/HybG/HupF family hydrogenase formation chaperone, which translates to MCLSIPSKIKSIDKELNSCVVDTMGVERVASLDLIDEEVQIGDYVLIHIGFAMNKIDEEYALESLKLYEKIIEELEEEDRLAAIEDSQNCPNR; encoded by the coding sequence ATGTGTTTATCAATCCCATCAAAAATAAAAAGTATAGATAAAGAGTTAAATAGTTGTGTAGTTGATACTATGGGTGTTGAAAGAGTTGCTAGTTTGGATTTGATAGATGAAGAGGTACAAATAGGGGACTATGTGTTGATTCATATTGGATTTGCAATGAATAAAATAGATGAAGAGTATGCTTTGGAATCTCTCAAGCTTTATGAAAAGATAATAGAAGAGCTCGAGGAAGAAGATAGGTTAGCGGCTATTGAAGATTCCCAAAATTGTCCAAATAGATAA
- the hypD gene encoding hydrogenase formation protein HypD, with product MKNSLELKDLYDGFRDAKTIKAFKKLIDDELKDYPKTINIMEVCGGHTHTIMKYGIPQIMDKKINFIHGPGCPVCVMPKDRIDSAYTLSLQKDVILVTLGDMIKVPGSLGSLQDARSKGADVRFVYSPLDCLKIASENRDKIIIFFAIGFETTTPMTCALIEQVIKNDIKNILFSINHITVPEVMRVLVDDENCKIDAFLGPSHVSVISGSKIYEEFPLKYNKPVVVAGFEPVDVMQSIYMIVKQFKEQRANLEIEYKRLVSYDGNIKAQELINRYFKKVPFKFRGIGEVENSGYELKDELENYNAKIVYKNILPTHEVKENKACRCPEILKGVAKPTDCKIFGTVCNPANPIGSCMVSSEGACSAYYKYGNLLK from the coding sequence ATGAAAAATAGTTTAGAATTAAAAGATTTATATGATGGTTTTAGAGATGCAAAAACAATAAAAGCATTTAAAAAACTAATAGATGATGAGTTAAAAGATTATCCTAAAACTATAAATATTATGGAGGTTTGTGGAGGGCATACTCATACAATTATGAAGTATGGAATACCACAAATTATGGATAAAAAAATTAATTTTATTCATGGACCTGGTTGCCCTGTTTGTGTTATGCCAAAAGATAGAATTGATAGTGCATATACTTTAAGTTTACAAAAAGATGTGATACTTGTAACGCTTGGAGATATGATAAAAGTTCCAGGAAGCCTTGGTAGTTTACAAGATGCTAGAAGCAAAGGTGCTGATGTAAGATTTGTCTATTCTCCACTTGATTGTTTGAAAATTGCTAGTGAAAATAGAGATAAAATTATAATCTTTTTTGCAATTGGTTTTGAAACAACAACTCCTATGACTTGTGCTTTAATTGAACAAGTTATTAAAAATGATATTAAAAATATTTTGTTTTCTATAAATCATATTACCGTTCCTGAGGTTATGAGAGTTTTAGTAGATGATGAAAATTGTAAGATAGATGCTTTTTTAGGACCATCGCATGTAAGCGTTATTAGTGGAAGTAAAATTTATGAAGAGTTTCCTTTAAAGTACAATAAACCTGTTGTTGTAGCTGGTTTTGAGCCAGTTGATGTGATGCAAAGTATTTATATGATTGTAAAACAGTTTAAGGAACAAAGAGCAAATCTTGAAATAGAGTATAAAAGGCTTGTTTCTTATGATGGAAATATAAAAGCTCAAGAGCTTATAAATAGATACTTCAAAAAAGTTCCTTTTAAATTTAGAGGAATTGGCGAAGTAGAAAATAGTGGATATGAGTTAAAAGATGAGTTAGAAAATTATAATGCAAAAATAGTTTATAAAAATATACTTCCAACACACGAGGTAAAAGAGAATAAAGCTTGTAGATGTCCTGAAATTTTAAAAGGTGTTGCAAAACCAACTGATTGTAAAATTTTTGGAACTGTATGTAATCCAGCAAACCCAATTGGTTCTTGTATGGTAAGTAGTGAGGGTGCTTGTAGTGCTTATTATAAATATGGGAATTTATTAAAATAG
- a CDS encoding McrC family protein yields MQNIIYEYEEIKEDLEHYKKLKNHIINTKELHKYFTLDWKDLKAKQYCGILNFDNQDFYILPKIANNNEQNLNIFIYMLMYAYDIKLSNEQIASCQNQEKHTILEVFVQMFANGLLKELKKGIYKKYITEQENLSVLKGKYLINENLKYNFTKNKIYCEYDEFSSNNNLNQFFLYTVKYLQKFVNDKKLLKQCELIFDEVDFRQIDINKINIHFDRLNLRFKISFEIALLLLKQSIPLFNQDKKSFAFLFDMNILFEKFIAKMIKELDSNAKIQNQDEFGDLTLKPDIILENQIIDTKYKKIKSLEDIKQSDKLQAFTYGINYKLGNVMLLYPKHLDNIKYDLVLGKESLVNLKIRSIDLNYDENSFDRYIKEIKQNIRI; encoded by the coding sequence ATGCAAAATATAATATATGAATATGAAGAGATAAAAGAAGATTTAGAGCATTATAAAAAATTAAAAAATCATATTATTAACACAAAAGAACTACATAAATATTTTACTCTTGATTGGAAAGATTTAAAAGCAAAGCAATATTGTGGAATTTTAAATTTTGACAATCAAGATTTTTATATCTTACCAAAAATAGCAAATAACAATGAACAAAATTTAAATATATTTATTTATATGCTTATGTATGCTTACGATATAAAATTATCAAATGAACAAATAGCAAGTTGTCAAAATCAAGAAAAGCATACAATTTTAGAAGTATTTGTACAAATGTTTGCAAATGGACTTTTAAAAGAGCTTAAAAAAGGAATATATAAGAAGTATATTACAGAGCAAGAAAATTTGAGTGTTTTAAAAGGAAAATATCTTATAAATGAAAATTTAAAATATAACTTTACAAAAAACAAAATTTATTGTGAATATGATGAATTTAGTTCAAACAATAATTTAAATCAATTTTTTTTATATACCGTGAAATATCTGCAAAAGTTTGTAAATGATAAGAAACTTCTAAAACAGTGTGAATTGATATTTGATGAGGTTGATTTTAGACAAATTGATATTAATAAAATAAACATTCATTTTGATAGATTAAATCTACGTTTTAAAATAAGTTTTGAAATAGCTCTTTTACTTTTGAAACAATCTATTCCACTATTTAATCAAGATAAAAAATCATTTGCCTTTTTATTTGATATGAATATATTGTTTGAAAAGTTTATAGCTAAAATGATAAAAGAGTTAGATAGTAATGCAAAAATACAAAATCAAGATGAGTTTGGAGATTTAACTTTAAAGCCAGATATAATACTAGAAAATCAAATAATCGATACAAAATATAAAAAAATCAAATCATTAGAAGATATAAAACAAAGTGATAAACTTCAAGCTTTTACGTATGGTATAAATTATAAATTAGGAAATGTAATGCTTTTATATCCAAAACATTTAGATAATATAAAATATGATTTAGTTTTAGGTAAAGAGAGTTTGGTAAATTTAAAAATACGAAGTATTGATTTGAATTATGATGAAAATAGCTTTGATAGATATATAAAAGAAATAAAACAAAACATAAGGATCTAG
- the hypB gene encoding hydrogenase nickel incorporation protein HypB has protein sequence MCKDCGCTIAGQEHNHHDHHHSHGHSHLNENIHHNPQLNDAKTISVIQKILDKNDHEARHNRAHFDNHKVLGINLMSSPGSGKTTLLEHIVDIADFKFAVVEGDLETSRDADRLKAKGIDAVQIQTGSACHLDAFMVHKGLHDLSLENIDVCFVENVGNLVCPASYDVGTHLNIVMVSIPEGEDKIAKYPVMFRSADLILFTKVDLLPHFEYDIEKEKTEARKLKPNVDILEVSIKDKQSLQNVIDWINFKRKMR, from the coding sequence ATGTGTAAAGATTGCGGTTGTACAATAGCAGGACAAGAACATAATCATCATGATCATCATCATTCACATGGGCATTCTCATTTAAATGAGAATATACATCATAATCCACAGCTAAATGATGCAAAAACAATTTCTGTTATTCAAAAGATTTTAGATAAAAATGACCATGAAGCAAGACATAATAGAGCTCATTTTGATAATCATAAAGTTTTAGGAATAAATCTTATGTCGAGTCCTGGAAGTGGAAAAACTACGCTTTTGGAACATATAGTAGATATTGCAGATTTTAAATTTGCAGTTGTAGAGGGTGATTTAGAAACTTCAAGAGATGCAGATAGATTAAAAGCAAAAGGAATAGATGCTGTTCAGATACAAACAGGAAGTGCTTGTCATCTTGACGCATTTATGGTTCATAAAGGTTTACATGATCTATCTTTAGAAAATATTGATGTTTGTTTTGTGGAAAATGTTGGGAATTTAGTTTGTCCAGCATCTTATGATGTAGGAACTCATTTAAATATTGTTATGGTTTCAATTCCAGAAGGTGAAGATAAAATAGCAAAATATCCAGTTATGTTTAGAAGTGCTGATTTAATACTTTTTACAAAAGTTGATCTACTTCCGCACTTTGAATATGATATAGAAAAAGAGAAAACTGAAGCTAGAAAACTAAAACCAAATGTTGATATTTTGGAAGTTTCTATAAAAGATAAGCAATCACTTCAAAATGTTATTGATTGGATAAACTTTAAAAGAAAGATGAGATAA
- a CDS encoding HyaD/HybD family hydrogenase maturation endopeptidase: protein MNILILGIGNILFQDEGIGAHFIHYLDEKYEFKSSNNSISLVDGGTLAQRLIPLIVKYDEVLVVDCIDSLNSKAGDVFFFDYRKVPSEINWQGSAHEVEMLQTLNMIEMNDDLPRTHILGVIPKRVADDTTFDLSSEIIEATKVMEKSVIEYLSKLDVEVKKIKDISIEEIAMISFKRDIKNGPRV from the coding sequence ATGAATATCTTAATTTTAGGAATAGGAAATATCCTATTCCAAGATGAGGGAATTGGAGCACATTTTATTCACTATTTAGATGAAAAGTATGAGTTCAAGTCTTCAAATAATAGTATAAGTTTAGTTGATGGTGGAACTTTGGCTCAAAGACTTATTCCTTTAATTGTTAAATATGATGAAGTTTTAGTGGTTGATTGTATTGATTCTTTAAACTCAAAAGCTGGAGATGTTTTCTTCTTTGATTATAGAAAAGTTCCATCAGAGATAAACTGGCAAGGAAGTGCTCACGAAGTTGAAATGCTTCAAACTTTAAATATGATTGAAATGAATGATGATTTACCAAGAACTCATATTTTGGGAGTTATTCCTAAAAGAGTTGCAGATGATACTACATTTGATTTAAGTAGTGAAATAATTGAAGCTACAAAAGTTATGGAAAAGAGTGTAATAGAGTATCTTTCTAAATTAGATGTAGAAGTAAAAAAAATAAAAGATATTAGCATAGAAGAGATAGCTATGATTTCATTTAAAAGAGATATAAAAAATGGTCCTAGAGTTTAA
- the cybH gene encoding Ni/Fe-hydrogenase, b-type cytochrome subunit — protein sequence MIKKHYEYSVWLRITHWLRVLSITALTFTGFYLAFPFIAPALNGGEPTNFLNALMRSWHIIFGFLLICVTIGKMYLFFFDKESKNERASFWDFISPKMWIKQIKYYILIGEHTKLKGLYNPLQFIAYSTVYISLIFISLTGLILYIHVYHEGLGGFLYDILRPIEVLMGGLALVRELHHIFMWIFLIFLPIHIYLVVFNSIYGKKGDMDSIISGYKWEDDHK from the coding sequence ATGATAAAAAAACATTATGAATACTCTGTATGGCTTAGAATTACACACTGGCTTAGAGTTTTATCTATAACGGCTCTTACTTTTACAGGATTTTATTTAGCTTTTCCATTTATAGCACCAGCTTTAAATGGAGGAGAACCAACAAATTTCTTAAATGCTTTAATGAGAAGTTGGCATATAATTTTTGGATTTTTACTAATTTGTGTAACTATTGGGAAAATGTATCTTTTTTTCTTTGATAAAGAGAGTAAAAATGAAAGAGCTTCATTTTGGGATTTTATATCTCCAAAAATGTGGATAAAACAGATTAAATATTATATTTTAATAGGTGAACATACTAAATTAAAAGGACTTTATAATCCACTACAATTTATTGCTTATTCAACAGTATATATATCTTTGATATTTATATCTTTAACTGGATTGATTTTATATATACATGTTTATCATGAGGGATTAGGTGGATTTTTATATGATATTTTAAGACCAATTGAGGTTTTAATGGGTGGTTTAGCTTTAGTTAGAGAACTTCATCATATTTTTATGTGGATATTTTTAATATTTCTACCTATACATATTTATTTGGTTGTTTTCAACTCAATTTATGGAAAAAAAGGGGATATGGATTCAATTATCTCAGGATATAAATGGGAAGATGATCATAAATGA
- the hypA gene encoding hydrogenase/urease nickel incorporation protein HypA: MHEYSIVQSLLESCEEHARQNRAKEVTKVVVKIGVLSGVEPDLLQTAFDTFKEKTICDKAEFIINIQRVEISCNKCNSESILEKHEFSCPKCQSTDIKVTDGEDMYLMSLELE, translated from the coding sequence ATGCATGAATATAGTATAGTTCAGTCACTATTGGAAAGTTGTGAAGAACACGCAAGACAAAATAGGGCAAAAGAAGTTACAAAAGTAGTTGTAAAAATTGGAGTTTTAAGTGGAGTTGAACCTGATTTACTTCAAACAGCTTTTGATACTTTTAAAGAAAAAACAATATGTGATAAAGCAGAATTTATAATAAATATTCAAAGAGTTGAGATTTCTTGTAATAAATGCAATAGTGAGTCAATATTGGAAAAACATGAGTTTTCATGTCCAAAATGCCAAAGTACAGATATAAAGGTGACAGATGGTGAAGATATGTATTTGATGAGTTTAGAATTAGAGTGA